In the Augochlora pura isolate Apur16 chromosome 7, APUR_v2.2.1, whole genome shotgun sequence genome, tctttttatctttctccCCCCTTCTCTTCCATTCGTTTCAGCTGCGCCATTAACCACGAGAAGAAAATCAACGAACTGTTCGTTGGTCGATCGAATAGACCCACCAGTGGGCTAGCTTCTAATTAAATGGGACATGGTTTTCCAACTTGTGGTCACTGGTAGGAATAGGTATCTCCTAGAAAAACAGAAACAGCTGCCACTCGGGCCGGAAGGTTTTCGCTTCACGCATCCCTACCTTTGCCGGTCCGCAGCTGTCCACTTTGGGTAACGTCCCCTTCGGGTTTCGCTCGGCTGCCGGCATTAATTTGCGCGGACGGTGCATTCGTCCGATGCTATCCCTTTCTGCATTCGCGTTCGTATTCTCATTTCCCGTTTCTTTATCAGCGTCTGGATTTGCTACTGATATTTTACGCGGATCCTCCTTCGACAACCGATGCTCCTAGAATTTAGACTCGGTAAGATTCGACAGTTCGATAACTGCAGCTGGCGCGCGTTAGCTCGAATACCACCGAAACTATCCAGTTGCCAACTGCCCttcattcttttattcttgaaaGCGAACCTTCGGATACGAAAGTTCTTTCACAGACTTCCGTACCCAACCTTTCTTAGCTTACCGCCCCCGCGTGATACAAACCTTGTATGCAATCgagtaatttgttaatttgaaGACgtgataaaagaattttggAACACAGATGAAACGcgtatgtaattttaattccagCTGAGCGCAGTCCAGATTGAAGTGAAATCGATGGGATGCGAATCGTCAACAGCCGACGCTGGCAAGGGTAAACACGTCGGAGAAGTGACGGTGGCGACTGACGCCACGGTCGTGGTGCACCATAGACTATCTCGACGTCACGGTTATTCACGACGGAGCGAGGATCGTTTAAAGACCTTGGAACGGAAAGTCGCGATTCTGACGCAGAGGCGGCTAGCACAGCTAGACACTAAACGAGTCGCGTACGAAAAGGGTGAATGGCTAACGTCGAACTTGAGCAAACGTGTCAAGAACTTGGAGAAGAATCAGGTTGAGTTGTCGCGTCGAGTTTCGAGCGCGAACGAGAACGTGATCTCGACGAAACAAATCGGCGAGTCGGTTGTCACGCGATTGGTAGGCTCGCTGCGAATCCTTGAGGAGATCGTTGAGACGAATAATTCCGCGATCAAAGGACAACTAGCCAGACTGGGCGTGAATGCGGCTCAGAAAGCTGCAGAGCTTTCGCTAACTCGAGTGGAGCTGAGCAATTTGCGACGTGCTGTTCAAGCTCTGAGTGTTAGTGCTTCAAAACTCCAAGAGAAGAGCGACCGACAGCAAGAAGCAATCGATCGGTTGAATGGCAGTCGCTTCACCGAGTCCAAATCATCGCCGAACCATCTGGAGCTGGAGCTCGAGCAGCTCGAAGATCGATATCACCTGATCGTCGACAAGCTGCCGGACAGCTGTGAGGAACGATCTTCGGATCGATCGTCCGGGGTGGATGGATTAAGGCTCATGGAAGCGGGCCGAGGTCGCAAGCCCATCATGGTCTACTGTCGCAACGGTTGGGTGGTGGTCGCACGACGTATCGACGGCACCCTCGACTTTGATCGTAGCTGGAACGATTATTCTCTCGGTTTCGGCTCGCCATTCGGCGAATACTGGATCGGCAATCAGATTCTGCACGAGTTTACCCAAGACAATTGCACACAATTACGTATCGACATGTTGGACATTTATGGGGAACGTTGGCGCGCTGAATACGACTCGTTCGCGATCACCTCCGCAGAAACAGGCTACAGGTTGCTCGTCGATGGCTATGTCGGGAACGCGACTAATGCAATGTCCTATCAAAATGGAATGCCGTTCAGCGCCAAGGATCGCGACATGGACGATAGTACGGCCCACTGTGCAGCTAACTATCACGGAGGATGGTGGTTCAACCGATGTCAGCACGCAAATCTCAATGGCAAATACTCGCTGGGTCTTACCTGGTATCGCTCAGACACCGACCAGTGGATGTCGATCGCTGCATCGGAGATGTCTATACGCAGAAATCCCGACTGCCCACGATCGCGGTAGCATTCACTTCCATTTCTATCGGGTAGAGTCGTAAGCAATTgtcgatttttaatgaacTTTGTTTTTTTGCGGAAGATCGGGTATAAGGTGTACAAAATATAAGTGTTGTGGCCGTCATAATGTGATTTTACATTTCAGAATCAATgaagatttgttataaaattttgttgtctAAGTAATCTTGACATCAATTTTGAAggtgaatattttttgtattgcaACTTATAGAACACGTCCGGAGGAACAATAGTCTCGTAGGTCGTATATGAGCCATTTTCTTATGAAACGATTTACATCTgcataaatatgaaatgttgATCAAGTTACCGTGTTATGCTTTCGTTAATATTGCACATATGCACTTCGCTAGCTGTGAATTAGTTTGTTGCTATTACCAATACCGTCAACGGCCGAGGGTGCgaaatgtttacatttaatttaaatgtctaaaatagtttacaaaatgttcaaatcattttttaatgatcGGATGATTTCCGACCTACGGCTTCTTCGAGACTTTTGTACTTCATGACAAGTACAATAtgatgcaataaaaaaaatgttgccTCAAAAAGTTATGCCAACTTTATGTTTGACGcaaacagttttataaatcTCTATAAAGTCGTGgcacttttattttatgcatctgCATAATTTTCTCTCATTTATTTACAGCCTCCAACTACTGCTTTCATCAAGGTCTTTCCGAGAAAATTTCTAACCCAGTATCCGCAATTATTTACGACTCCACTCGATACAACATTTCTCTCAATACCAAAGACTGTTGattgcgttgcgttgcgtcGCGTTACGTATGTAGGTATGCTTGGTTTGCTACCGCCCCCAAGAGAATTCGAACTCGACCCATGTCGCGCGATGAAATAAAgagtgaaaattgtttttatttgtctCTTGAAAGATTTGTCTTTACTGACCTATTTCAGCCGAGAAACCAAATGATCAACCAGTGGGTTCACCATCCTGGCCGATCCCAGATTTGTTTCTGCACTTCTTCTCGTGAACGAAGAGGCTACCGGAGCTGGCATATGCCGCACCGCAGGTCTTGCAGGCGAACGGTTTCTCTCCCGTATGAGTGAACACGTGCTCCTTCAAGTACTTGTAACGGCCGAAGGACTTGCCGCAGGTCTCGCAGCGATAATTTGCCTCTCCAGTGTGCGATCTCAGATGATATCTGAGACCGTTCGAAGAGGCGAACGCTGCGCTACAAACATGACAAACGAATTGCTTCTCCGCGGTGTGAATCCTCTCGTGCCTTTTCGCGTAACTTGGAATGGCGAACCGTTTGCCGCAGTGCTGACAAGAGTGTGGTTTCTCGCCGATGTGCGATTTTAAGTGGAACCTCAAGCCTGATTTCGAGGCGAACGTTTTGCTGCACAAATCGCAAAGGTACTTCTTTTCCCCTCGTTTCTCACTTTCAGCGCAAGAGGTTGTCTTTGCAGCTTTCGTAGTCGTTTTGCTCTGGGAACTGTGATTCTCTTTCTCCTGCTCTTTGTTTCCCCGCTGTTTGATTGTCGGCGTTCTCGATTCTAGTTGTTGCCGAACAGATTccgtttcttcctcttcttccgaCTGAAAGCCTAACGATTCTGCTCGTTTTCCGATTCCGGTCTCGTCGACGTTTTCGCTGTTATCACAAACAATCTCGCAGCTCACCGCGACAGGTTTTGCTACTGATATTTTAGTTCGTTCGTCCAGACATGTTTGCGCGCCGTCCACCTGTATGTATAAACAAACTACTACTTTGTCCCTTTGTATGCGAAAACCGATATGGTCGTTCGAATAGAGCGTCATCATCTCTTCTTTTGACTtcataaatatacaaagttGTCGGATGCAACTTTGAAAATAGAACTTACCTGGAGGGTCCTGCTTCGTTCGCGGAAACTGGactcgaaacgcgcgcgaagTACGCGCTCCGATTCTCTACATAGTTGACGGAATTGGTAAGCAATATCCAGATTGTTCTCGCAAAGTTCGCATATTGAGCTTGGCAAGCGATCATCATCCAACAGCTGAATGGCGATATTACACGCATGATATTACATGTAATGGCAAATATGTAAGACAGATGGAGACTCACCGTGATGGGACAACAGTCTAGAATTCGGGAACGCAGTCGCGCGGTAGCGGCTCCTTCTGCGAATATCGGTCTCGAATAAACTTTTTCGCGAAGGCATAACCTGCAGCAGCCGTTCGTATAGTTATCGTCTTCATCGACGCGAGTCAACGAAACCTTCATTCCTCTTCAAAgcaattttctttactttttgcTTTCGCGCTGCAGACCTTCGCTTTTCGAACAGAGATGATCGTAAACATAGATGATAAGTAATATCTGAGTACGTTCGATTTCGTTCTCTACGCGCGTGCATCCGAGGATCTGAAGTCTCGACGATGTACACGCATGTTGTGACGTTAATGTGCGAATCAACTATGACAATATGCCTATCACGATTCGTCGAAATACACATGCACACGTATCGCACGATTGAACGCAGCCATACTTTCCTCCCTTCTCTTGTACTTTCCCTTTCCCTGTCCCTTCTGTTTAACCAATGTAGACTCTCCATTTTGCAACGAGCCCATTCCTTAGCGGGCTATGTATTCGCaaactattaggttggtgcgtatgaaatgtcggatttttaagtgaatatatattcatataaaactgcatatcttttttcaaaaactgTTTATTCAATCAAGATATGCTCCATTCGCTTCggaatgtcggatttttaagtgaatatatattcatataaaactgcatatcttttttcaaaagctgtttaTTCAATCAAGCTATGCTCCATTCgcttcaatacacttttcccaacgagACTTTAAAACATAGATGCCtgtcttaaaaaattctgatctttagaattaataaactctgatatcgaatttttcaaactgtcTTCATTTTCACACTGTTTAGCTCgtaaaaacagttttaaatattttaaaaaatgaaagtcGGTTGGCGAGAGATCCGGTGAATAGGCTGGGTGCTACAAaacttcatattttaaatcatttaattttgcaattgtcTTGTGCGATGTATGCGGCCGAGCATTGTCGTGCAGAAGTAGTGGGCCATGCCGATTAACAAGTGATGGgcgtataattttcaatttattgtgcATCTCATCAATGTACTGGCAGTACTTTTCGGCCGTAATTGTCTCCCCAGTTCGAAAGAACGAGTAATGAATTACCCCAGTCGCATTCCACCAAACTGTGATTAAAATCTTCCGTGGATGAAGTGATGGCCTTGGGGTATGGGTACAAACCTCATCCCTATCAAGCCTCCGAGCACACCTTTTCCTGTTGTCGTACAGAACCGATTTTTCATCACAGGTAATAATTCGACCGAAAAATGACTCTCGATGAAATCGGGATAGTAACGATGAGCATACGTTCAACCGATCCAGCTTATTTCGCTGGGTTAGTTCGTGCGGTACCCACTTATCCATTTTCTTCACCTTGCCAATTTCAGAAAGATGTCGCAATATTGTTGTATGGTCAACTTTCATTCTGGTAGCCAGATCCCTCATGGATATAGTTGGACCCGCTTCCACCAATGCCTTCAgattatcatttttcacagACGTTTTGGGTCTCCCACGCGGATCATTTTGTAATGAAAAATCACCACaactaaatttttcaaatcaacGTTGCACTATTCGATCATTAACTGTATTCACCCCAAACGCTTGGTTTATGTTGCGTGCAGTTTTTGCAACATTATTACCAATTATACGAATATCGTTTGAATTCATATCGGTACAAAACTCAAATCAAATAACAAAAGGGAACATTTTCTAGAAAATCTCCTTTGTTCAAATGTGACTCTGGCAATGGACAGTACGGCTATAAACGAGGTTATGCCGAAAAACAAAAGTATAACGAGAACAGGAAGAGAAATGTCCGCATGTAAAAAAaaccgacatttcatatgcaccaacctaatataattgCGATTATGCGCCTATGTTTCTATGCGTATCAACGTTTCCAAGTTTAGAAAAAACATATTTGGGTTGTCTAAGGTAAAAACGAAGGAGGACACAGAGTGTTGGACATTGTTCACGTTGCAATGAAACGCATACTCGACACgttgtttctttattatagtttttgaAAGTAATACACGAAAATACACTCACGCCGATAATATTGAACAATGATTGAACGAGTCGGAAAGTAGGGTAGTTCGAGCTCTTTTGTTTAACGAGTCTTGTTTTAGGGGGGAATTCACGGAATTTGATTTGTTCGATGTGAACACATATTTTGGACATGGCGTCGATTGAGCAAGTCGCTCGTCGACGATTCAATTTCTAGAATTTCAATGCGGAATAACGACAACGAACATGACGACGACATCGTAAACATGAGTCTAATAATACGAACGAAAGTAACCGTTGGTATAGCATGCAAATGTAAATCTATGCAGATATAGACATAAATACAGATACAGATTAGATAGACATGGAGATGGAGGTACAGATACAGACACAGATACAAGTACCAGATAGAGGAATATGGATATGGATGTGGGTCGGGTATAAATATGGACATGGATTTGGATACGGATAGGGGTACAGATACAGATATAGACATAGATGTAGGTAATAGATATTGTagatatgtataataaactaCGAGAGTGACGCACTTGATCAAACGGTCCGTTTAACTCGTCACCCACCGATGATTGTctgatactttttaaatatatacaaagttttaaaatttaaaactaaatttaacAAAGCAATATCTTTTGAATAATATCTCTTGCGATTGTCGTTTTCAAACTAATACTTCGAAACTAAATATGTTCCCGGTAAGTAAAGCGTTCACAATGACTGGCTGCTTTGACGACTCGATTGTAAATCAGTAGCAAGTTGTCTTTGTAAATAGTCGAAAGTTTCCAAGAAGACGAACTCAAGCCTCTAGCAATAGCTAGGAAGACCCAGAAGTTTGGTACACGTCGTGACCTTCGAAAGATATAGTTCGCCGAATGACCGAGTGCGTCTTGTATAAATTATCATCTAACAGGTACGCGTTCAGGAATCGACGCTTCGAGAGAATGATTGTCATGTTCTGACCGTGGCGCGATCGACACGCGAAACGCACTGATCGCGTGAATCGTTATAATAGTTTTGACGGACCGAGCAACGCTTCAAAAGTCAGCGAATTATCGAATCGTCGTTGACGTAATTAACCAGTGGTTAGACGAGCACGCGAGCAAGCAACACGTGTTAGTATCTCGATCGACTTTTTGAATCCGAATCAAGCCGGATCTTGTCTTGGACTTAAATACTCGCGTAACTCGAAAATGATTGTCCACAACTGTTCATGATTGTCCAGGATTGTCCAAAGTAGTTTAAAGTTGTCCGTGGTTCCGTAGCGCATGTTTCGATCGTGCTGGAGCATTCCGCGTTTGGCGAACCTTAAGGACACTTATATAGGGTCGCTTGATACGAAGACGCTCCCTagtttcttgtttttttttccttccaTTCGTCCCTATCGCTTCTCGGCTTATAGGCCACAAACTCGAAGCAAATTACGCGCAAATCGATTTCCGTTCGTCTGGTACGAGCGCCGGAATCAATCGAAACCAGACCAATAGCAAATACCGAGAAACTTTGGATACGATTATGCTACTGCGCAAATAGTGGCGCCATTTGATTGATATGTATCGGAGCATCGTAATGCACCGAGCGACAACTCGCGGTTCGCACGACTTTTCTTCTATTGGGTCGTGCAATCGCGTGGTCTTGAaatctttttacaaaaatctagatgaaaatttatagtaCAACAATTGACATGGAATCGTGGTATTCCGAATTTTCTATCACAGAAATAAACGGAGCACACGAAGAGAatgacggagaaagagagtgagagaaaatTTGATGTCGCCTCTATCGAGGCAAACATTCGCAGGTACACGCAGCCTATTTGTATACGGCGAAGACACAAAACATCATGTTACTTTCGGTACAGCGCGTACGCACGGCAAGGCAGAACAGGCGTTGCAAGCTCTGTTCTCGGCTTTGCGTTGCTACACGCTAAACACAATGACAGCTTATGCTAGACAAAAGTCGCGACAGCATGGTACGAGCTACGTACACTAAGCGttcagtaaaaaataaactcCCGTTAAATTTCGAAAGTTGCTCGACAGAGCTTCCGTGACCAATGCTGTTCGTCTTCGTTTCGTTTAAATGGACCAAATAAATGATTGTAAAGATGACTTTCACAGTCATGAGAGATCTCCTCGTGTTTATGATTCTGGTTGATCGTAGCTCGTTACCACGATTTCTGCAATGCTTCGACGCAGATTGAACGATTCAGCGTCGCGCCCGCTCTGCTCCTGTGTCGAACTTGCTGAGTAACTGGTACTGAAAACAGACgaaatgttataattagaactttttgggaaacgaatcgaatcgaactACCTGCAATTCCGATGAATCGACCAACGCGAGCACGGTTGCTGCTGCTTCTTCGCAACCGCATCGATTTGCAACTGCGAAGACCTACCTTTCTCATCTCCTTGAACGCCAAAGCGTGTTTGTCAGCCATTGCAATGGAACACTACGAACAATTCGATAGATCGATTCGAAATTTGAACGACAGTGGAACCGTGCATATGACTAAATTAACCGCGAAGCGGAAGTGCGGGTCTCGGCAAGTCAATGAGAATAGAAGGTAGACAAGAGCTGGATCAGGAGGgtgtaaaagagagagagagagagagagagagagattcgcTGGTTGAAAAGCAAAGAGACTGGGAAAAATACGAAAGTTCTCGAGCAGGTGGTGGGCAAACAATTCTTCTATGTTTCCAACAGAAATTGCACGTATCGCATAAACGCCAGTTTAGAGGCCTAAGTTGAGGTTTGTTTGAACAGTATGCGCTAACTAGCTGCATGCACCTCGCTATTGGGACAACATAGTGCAACGAAAGTCGCTCGCTCGATGGATCATCTAATTGCAAGAGCGTTACTACCGCGTTACAGTTCGAGGTATCGACGGGAAATATTGGCCGGTTTCACGGTTCATAGACAAGAACTGCAAAGGGGTGGAAAAGAAGACTACTTTGGATGACCAATATTTGCCGCCACTGTCATGCCACACAGTGATCGATATTCATGAAAAGTggtataaaacaaaaaagaaaattgtctcTAATACGTGTCTAattataaacagaaaaattgaaataactcAAACTTAttcagaaatcattttttttctcccactgaaataatttcaacttattaaaatcgctgaaaatgttttaaaatattacaataatcgGGGAATCACTTAAATAACAGATACGATTTTTCGCATAATCATAAATACGTCCAAATGCCTACTAGTCTGTGGAAAGGCcaattttaacattgttcTGCCGATAAGAAAAACCAGTTATAgtcaacgaaattattaacctcttagctgTGTAAGCCTATACATGCTAGCGATCAAACTCTGTGCAAGTTCATTCCTGTCAGTAAATTGTAATTGGCAaagcatttattattcatctTATTCATCGACGGTGATATCGACAATGATTAACGTAATCTGATATGAATCTCAATACACCGGAGACGTATTTTCTGTTAGCAAAACAGTATTGACCAGGGACGTATTAACATGTCTTCGTCCGTAGAATGATGAAAATCGACCACTGTGACGCCATGATCTCTATATCGCGAGCACTCTATGGCAAGTAAAAAAAGTGAGGTGCTGCGACGATGGATAAGCTACTGATTATCCTTACACTGTAACGAAGGGTCAATGGGAAAGCTGTCCCGGTAGCTGGAGTAATGGAGAAAGTGTTGGTtgtgatggtggtggtggtccATTGAGGTTCAGGCAGATGGGGAGTTGTCTTACCATGCTGGAGCCAACCTGCTGCAGCAATCCGGTGCCCTGTCGGGATGAGGTAGACGAAGTCGACGGACGCCTTGTTCCCCGTATACTGCTAAAACTCTCGCTGCTGAGTAAATACGGCACGCTGCTACTGATTATCGGCATCCCACCGCACTGCCGTCATCCGAACAGAAATCATTACGTATAGACAGAATATCGCATACGAACATCGAATTCTTCCGTGTTCGCAAATTGTCAATGACGCTTGAAGTATCGAATTGAGAGAAGGGTTGGAAAAAGGTACGATACCGTGGGAGGTGACAAGTTGGTGTGAGATCCATGCGGATCTTGAGAACCGGTGCTAGAATGACGCCGGAACGGCACTCCGCCACCGGGAGTCCCACCAGGTGAGCTCACGCAGGACTGTGCAACACGGATCTTTGGTGCCGTTAATGTATTGTCCGATAAACGTCGGTTAGTAAAGATGTTATTCACTCTGAGGAAGTTGCCGTCGTGCTTCAAAGGTGAGAACCAGTCTATCAAGGGAGCAAGAAAGCGATATAATATTGCTTAATAATGCGATCATAAATGTTCTCTCGAAAAGGCAACCTCGTCGAGAATATCTCGTCGAATTGTAATAATGCAAAACATGTGTAAAGCAAACGATCAATATACGACaagaatattttgttcaaaGGTCATACTTTTCGGAGTTCTAAAGGTCATTCGTTGCGTACAActacatatttctttattgcaTAGTTTAACGGATCGACAAAAAAGTTCGTACCATGATctacgaaaattaaaattttacgtaAGAGTGATGTCTATATCACAATACTAGTCCTTATAAGACATGCATACGGACTGATTTTGCTGTCACTCACCCACTACTGAATTCTTCCTTGCCATATTCTCGGCCGAAGCTGTCATCGATATTGAACCTGTGCCGCGGCAGCAgtcaattttatagtaaacAATTAACAGTGAGCCAGTTTTAGCAGGCTAAAATATAAGACATTAGTTAACAATGAGCGGCTTTCCTTACCCGTACTGGCTTTCCTGGCCATATCCTCGGCGGAAGAAGTTTTGCGTTGCTCCACCCTGAGATTCGGTATATTGAACGCCGGAGCGTGCATGTTATCCGTGCTATACTGATGTCGCAAGCTCCAGTGCTTCTCCGGACTTTGCGAGGATAGGTGGTTCAACGATAATTGATTCCTCtgatttctgttaaaaattgacGGAACGACGTCTATTAGGTAAGAACCTGTCGGTTCGAGAAGTTGCGTCGCAAAGTAAAATGTTTTTGTCACCTTTCGATGAGGCTAAACATCTGCTGCAAAACTGTGACGAGTGCATCAAATTGAGCGAGGTTCAAAGCTGGGTTGATCGTTTGAGGCAACAAAGAAGGCATTGCTCGGGTTGCCATCCAGCTCACCGTGAGCCCATACTTCTTATCTTTCAACATCAATCTATAAATTTCTAACGACCAGCCGAGTTAGTCAGCGATTGTAATCAAGATCGAACAGGTAGGAATCGGGATTGGTTAATATTTGGTCCTCTATATGATGCAATATCGctattatatatgtacagtatgtatacatatataatatgtatgtatagtaGAATAATACCACAAACCATAAATCTTTTTGGAGTCACCATATGTATACTCACTTACAACCCGAACGATAATCTCTGGTTCTTGAAGCCGAGCGTTATACAACAACGGCAGGATCATGTCGACGATCTTCTGCGTCTCCAATCGACTCAACATACAGGGAATGACGTTTAATAGTACACGAGCGTCGACCGATTTCTGTTCGAACGCTTGAAGCAATTTTGGCAGAATGATACGTCGAATGTCGTCGTCATCTGTGATGTAATCGGTCATCACATTCGTAGCTGCTACAAACGCAGCGGTCTAGAAAATCGTACACATTGTTCTCTCGAGCAGTCTTGAGTTCGCTAGTACGTTTATGTAAACGATCGGTCTCCGCACGTACCTGTACCTGCGTCGTTGAATTATCAAACGAATCGTAAAGCAACTGGAGTACTTCCGCCTCCCCGTACTTCCTCTGGGATTTCTTCAGtattaaatgcaaattttcCAGGAGCGTAACCGTTCCCTGAATCGATTTATGACTCGCGAACAGCTTGCTGCGAAAATGATATTCGGTCGTTATCGTTGTTTTTGATCAAGTGTACCGAAGAAAGATAGATAATCGGATACCTTAATGCTGGATAGATGAAATAATCGTACTCTTCCTGCGTGCTGTCTTGCATGATGTAAAATACCGACTGTAGAACGGCCGACTGAACTTCTTGGCTTTCCAATTCGCTTTGCAGGTATGTCCAGACATGCTGGTACCATAGTTTCTAAGAATCGGAACGCATCGGTAGAATTCACGGTTAATCGAATGTTAGCAGATTCACCACACATTTAATAATACGACGCTCAGACTGGATTACCAATTACCTTTGGTATATAAGGTAATTTCTCCTTAAGGATTGCTGTGTAAAAATGCTCTTTCTGCAGCACAGTTTTCATTTTGCTCTCGTCCAGGAATTGGAGAGGTTCAAGCGAAGGATCTCTGGAAAGACAGCGAAGTTCGATGGAACATTGCCCACGATGTCCGTGAAccataattattcgaacgacgaAACAATTCGTATTTGACCGTTTTATCTTAGCGTACTTTTCGACGAACGGAGTAAAGGATTTCGTAGGTcgcgtttcgttcgaataaaaatgaacagtAACGTGAACGTACAATACAGGCAAGATTCAAGATGGTTGGTTATCGCTACgtactgaaaatatttgattcgcAGCATTGATTGAACGGTCAGCCTTTGTTCCGGCTCGTTGCGCAACAGATGAGCGACGGCTTCTCGCAGAGGCACCGGAATGAAAGGCAACATCTCGGCGACTTGTGTGACAAGCTGCGGTGCAACAACATACGAAAAATGCCCCTTTTGGAACCGATCACGATCACGACGGATCACGTTCAAtagcgaaagagaaaagacTTGGAAAGAAGAGAACAACGAGTAGGAAGAATATATCTTAAGAGAGTCGACAGGAATCAACGAAAGTAAACACGTGATCAACTCACGTTATCTATTTGCTTGATGTATTCGGTGCAACTGTGATTCGCTTGAATCAGTGGCCGACCTTGATTGAAAATCGCGCATATAGTCATGCCAAAGCTGTACATGTCGCTGTAGAAGCTTCCCTGTTTCTTTTGCTGTATTTCTGGAGCTACGGCCGCAACGTTACACGTTACACGCGTTTGCCACGTTAC is a window encoding:
- the LOC144472931 gene encoding uncharacterized protein LOC144472931, translating into MKVSLTRVDEDDNYTNGCCRLCLREKVYSRPIFAEGAATARLRSRILDCCPITLLDDDRLPSSICELCENNLDIAYQFRQLCRESERVLRARFESSFRERSRTLQVDGAQTCLDERTKISVAKPVAVSCEIVCDNSENVDETGIGKRAESLGFQSEEEEETESVRQQLESRTPTIKQRGNKEQEKENHSSQSKTTTKAAKTTSCAESEKRGEKKYLCDLCSKTFASKSGLRFHLKSHIGEKPHSCQHCGKRFAIPSYAKRHERIHTAEKQFVCHVCSAAFASSNGLRYHLRSHTGEANYRCETCGKSFGRYKYLKEHVFTHTGEKPFACKTCGAAYASSGSLFVHEKKCRNKSGIGQDGEPTG
- the LOC144472929 gene encoding protein scabrous, yielding MAGKTWLFRVTFPFVSVILIAIAIGEIRGDENASDVLRSLQEQVNALLDHRQQDYNALEESLKRAMEKNTELFVLKNEVKQLRKEVNSLRGGNASGNEAKNERLRVRWLGSAVTELQGEVADVLRTRNISEELAERSRMKGELALLKGDIAAVGRGIRNLGGRIAKHEAMLGTIRVDISAIGERFSLLSRTCADIASQLSAVQIEVKSMGCESSTADAGKGKHVGEVTVATDATVVVHHRLSRRHGYSRRSEDRLKTLERKVAILTQRRLAQLDTKRVAYEKGEWLTSNLSKRVKNLEKNQVELSRRVSSANENVISTKQIGESVVTRLVGSLRILEEIVETNNSAIKGQLARLGVNAAQKAAELSLTRVELSNLRRAVQALSVSASKLQEKSDRQQEAIDRLNGSRFTESKSSPNHLELELEQLEDRYHLIVDKLPDSCEERSSDRSSGVDGLRLMEAGRGRKPIMVYCRNGWVVVARRIDGTLDFDRSWNDYSLGFGSPFGEYWIGNQILHEFTQDNCTQLRIDMLDIYGERWRAEYDSFAITSAETGYRLLVDGYVGNATNAMSYQNGMPFSAKDRDMDDSTAHCAANYHGGWWFNRCQHANLNGKYSLGLTWYRSDTDQWMSIAASEMSIRRNPDCPRSR